In the genome of Rhizobium rhizogenes, one region contains:
- a CDS encoding response regulator transcription factor — protein MSELVIIIADDHPLFRGALKQAVSGLDGQQSIVEAGDFEAARSAATARNDADLMLLDLAMPGVSGFSGLMALRAEFSSLPIVIVSATDDATTVRRSIELGASGFISKSSGIDDIRDGIRAVLEGDVWIPAGHQGEKEQDPDVADLIGRLRTLTPQQSRVLGMLAEGLLNKQIAYELNVSEATIKAHVSAILLKLKVDSRTQAVIQLAKINTSAMVA, from the coding sequence CGCGGCGCCCTCAAGCAGGCCGTATCCGGCCTCGACGGACAGCAGAGCATCGTGGAAGCGGGAGATTTCGAGGCTGCCCGGAGTGCCGCAACGGCACGTAACGACGCCGACCTGATGCTTCTCGATCTCGCCATGCCGGGGGTCAGCGGCTTTTCCGGCCTGATGGCGCTGCGAGCGGAATTTTCCAGCCTGCCGATCGTCATCGTTTCGGCAACGGACGACGCGACCACGGTCCGCCGGTCGATCGAACTCGGCGCTTCCGGTTTCATTTCCAAATCCTCGGGTATCGACGATATCAGAGACGGCATCCGTGCGGTTCTGGAGGGCGATGTCTGGATACCGGCAGGGCATCAGGGCGAAAAGGAACAGGACCCTGACGTGGCCGACCTCATCGGCCGGCTGAGAACGCTGACACCGCAACAAAGCCGGGTTCTGGGCATGCTGGCAGAAGGCCTGCTGAACAAGCAGATCGCCTATGAGCTGAATGTTTCGGAAGCCACCATCAAGGCGCATGTCTCCGCCATCCTGCTGAAACTGAAGGTCGACAGCCGCACGCAGGCCGTCATCCAGCTCGCCAAGATAAATACATCGGCCATGGTGGCGTAA
- a CDS encoding polysaccharide deacetylase family protein: MAQKIGTFADRINNRLVRYFPGPSARIETSEPIVSFTFDDVPASAWTKGARILEEEGVRGTFYIAGVFIDGRDERQEMISAEGCFKLAAAGHELACHTYSHRKLSSFSRRGLEEDLDRNDSVLGSFDEKRHSRNFSVPFGMASPLMQPLLRRRFRTVRGIMPGINRGSIDPHNLAAVELRSDQNYLDAADRWLDDVLQNGGWLVIFTHDVSSAPSFYGCPEGRFQGLVRRATSGGAKVMTVDAAATALGL; the protein is encoded by the coding sequence ATGGCGCAAAAAATCGGGACTTTTGCAGACCGGATCAATAACCGGCTGGTGCGATATTTTCCGGGACCGTCGGCGCGGATCGAGACATCCGAGCCGATCGTCTCCTTCACATTCGACGATGTGCCGGCAAGCGCCTGGACGAAGGGTGCCCGCATTCTCGAAGAGGAGGGCGTCCGCGGGACGTTTTACATTGCGGGCGTTTTTATCGACGGGCGCGATGAACGGCAGGAGATGATTTCCGCCGAGGGCTGTTTCAAGCTCGCCGCGGCAGGCCACGAGCTTGCCTGCCACACCTATTCTCACCGCAAACTGTCGAGTTTTTCACGGCGCGGGCTTGAGGAAGATCTCGACCGCAATGACAGCGTGCTCGGTTCATTCGATGAAAAACGGCACAGCCGGAACTTCTCGGTTCCTTTCGGCATGGCCTCGCCACTCATGCAGCCCCTGTTGCGGCGCAGGTTCAGAACTGTCCGCGGCATCATGCCCGGCATCAACCGGGGCAGCATCGATCCGCATAATCTTGCCGCCGTCGAATTGCGGTCGGATCAGAACTATCTCGACGCCGCTGACCGCTGGCTGGATGATGTGCTGCAAAATGGCGGCTGGCTCGTCATTTTCACCCATGATGTTTCGTCTGCGCCGAGCTTTTACGGTTGCCCGGAGGGCAGGTTTCAGGGGCTCGTCCGCAGGGCGACGTCAGGCGGCGCCAAAGTCATGACGGTTGATGCCGCCGCAACGGCACTCGGTCTGTAA
- a CDS encoding helix-turn-helix transcriptional regulator, protein MLSHETIWSAIDTLAKRHELTPSALAKRAGLDPTSFNKSKRFGPDGRKRWPSTESVSKVLEATGASVDQFFGYAFNRAQAMQPSGADNAIPLLGFAQAGSGGFFDDGGFPAGQGWDVVEFPSSPERKQGVYALEVQGESMMPLYRDGDILIVEPGAQVRRGDRVVLKSRDGEVMAKVLARQSPKNIELLSLNPEHPNRSFDMADVEWIARIIWASQ, encoded by the coding sequence ATGCTTTCACACGAGACGATCTGGAGCGCCATCGATACGCTGGCCAAGCGCCACGAACTGACACCTTCGGCACTGGCGAAGCGTGCCGGTCTCGATCCCACCTCGTTCAACAAGTCGAAACGTTTCGGCCCGGATGGCCGCAAGCGCTGGCCTTCGACGGAATCCGTCTCCAAGGTGCTGGAGGCGACGGGAGCCAGCGTCGACCAGTTTTTCGGTTATGCCTTCAACAGGGCGCAGGCGATGCAACCTTCCGGCGCCGACAACGCCATCCCGCTTCTCGGTTTCGCGCAGGCCGGCTCCGGCGGTTTTTTCGATGATGGCGGCTTTCCGGCAGGCCAGGGCTGGGATGTGGTGGAGTTCCCCTCCTCCCCCGAGCGCAAGCAGGGTGTCTACGCACTCGAAGTGCAGGGGGAAAGCATGATGCCGCTTTACCGAGACGGCGACATCCTCATCGTGGAACCCGGCGCGCAGGTGCGGCGCGGTGACCGCGTGGTGCTTAAAAGCCGTGACGGCGAGGTGATGGCCAAGGTGCTGGCACGGCAGAGCCCCAAGAACATCGAGCTTCTGTCGCTGAACCCCGAGCATCCGAACCGCAGCTTCGATATGGCCGATGTGGAATGGATCGCCCGTATCATCTGGGCCAGCCAGTAG